The window AACTCAAATATATTTAAATAGTGTTGCAAATTTGAACTTAAGAAATTGATTGATATATTGATTATTTAAATGTTGTTGCAAAAAAAGAAATATATTGATCGATTTTTCTGTTTAAAAGGAATTTATTTAAAGGGTGTTGTCGAAAAGGAAATACTTTGATTGTCTTTAAAATAAATTCTATCTTATTTATTTTGACATGCAACCTATCCACATCATCATGTAAAAGCACTTTCCCACTAACTCTTCATGCTTGCTCCCACTAACTCTTCATGCACATGCAACCTATCAAAATAATCATTAACTATTTTTTCCGTGCACTCTCAAGCAGCCACATCATCCTACCTTCTTGTGTAATCAGTATATGTCTTGACATCACCTTTCGACATAATCTGTATATGTCTTGACGTTATCCGATCCACTCTAGACGTCCAACACGAGTCCATATCCAACCATTTGGTTAGAGTTAACGTGTAGTTAATGTGATCATCTGATTCCTAATGCACAAACCCATTCTTTCTCATTCCCATTTTCTTGCGCTTTCTGTCCATGCCTGTTTTGCTCCACACAAGCCACAAATACCTCACTTCTCCATCTCTATTGTCCTTGCCATTTTGTTGTTCAAACTAGCTGTAGATTTGGCTGATGCATGCGGTTTGCTCCATTTGGCATTTCCATATGTTGCTCGCTCACTATGCCTAGGTCTTTACGACGTTCACGGCCCTCAACAACGGCCTGAGCGGACGGCCAGTCGACCAGCTGGCCTCAAGTTTCTTCATCTAGTCCACAACATACAGAGATACAACAAAGACAATAGTGTGTATCTTTTTGCCCCATCATTCATCTCTGTATGACGGTGACTAAAAAAAATCAAATTGTGTGATTGGATTTTTTTTTCGGTTCCAAAACGGTTTTTATGGATTATAAATAGAAAACCAAGTCATTTGCGCTATTTTGACTGCAGGATTCGGTAACACTTGCCCAAGGTGTATATATCCTATATTAgggatgaaaatggagtggagACTTCCCGCTTTTCCGGTGGAAAAATGGAAACAGACAGGAAATGTGAAAATTGAAATGGAAATTTGCAAAACGGAAGTGGAAATGGATTTCTTTTGTGTGCAAAAATGGAACGGTGTAGGCGTATGGCTGCTTTGCAGCCCAACCAGGAAACAACACACAATGACACATGAGTAGAATGGATCATTTGAGGCCTCCTACCACACATGCACTCAACTTGAACCTATACACAATTGTCCAATACTAGTACAATACTACGCTAAGTTACTAAAATAAACATATTATTTTGTAGCCATGTTAACAATTCATttaatttttcttttttttgtatttATCTATGATTCAAGGGGTTTTTAAATTTTAGTCAACGCCCACTTCTGTTTTTGTGTCCGCTCTGTATTTGCTCCTTGTCCATTTCTGGTAGTATCTCTTTCCGTATTCAtttccgaggtttctgtattCGTTTCTGCTTCTGCAAAAGAATATGAAAAAAAGATATGATAACACTTAGTTCCTTCCGTTTTCATCCCTATCCTATATTATAGAAAAACCGACTCAGGTTAATTTAAAGGTACGCTTTCTGAAATCTTCTTTCTCAACTATTATATATTATTTCATAAGGAACTACTTCATGATGATTATTTAAAATTTCATTTAGTATTTACTTTATATTTTTATCCTTAAATTTTCACATCAAAGGAAATAGATTTATTGATTTTATGTTTCAAAGTAATTTATTTAAATGTTAATGCAAAAATGGAAATACGTTGATTGCTTTTTTTTGTTTAAAGGAAATTTATTTAAATGTTGGTGCAGAAGTAAAATAAATTGATTGGTTTTATGTTTAAAAGTAATTTGTTTAAATGTTAATGCCAAAAAGGAAATACGTTGATTGTTTTTTTGTTTAAAGGAAATTTATTTAAACGTTCGTGCAAAAAGGAAATAAATTGATTGATTTTTTTGTTTAAAAGGAATTTATTTAAAGGTTGGTGCAAAAAAGGAAATACATTGATTGATTTTATGTTTAAAAGGAATGTACTTAATTGTTGGTGCAAAAAAGGAAATACATTGGTTGATTTTATGTTGAAAAGGAATGTATTTAATTGTTGGTGCAAAAAAGGAAATATATTGATTGGTCTATTGTTTAGAAGAAATGTATTTAAATGTTGTTAGAAAAACGGAAATGCATTGATTGATTTTGCGTTTAAAAGGAATGTATTTAATTGTTGGTGCAAAAAAGGAAATACATTGATTTTTTTAGGGAAAGGAAATACATTGATTGATTTTATGTTTAAAAGAGACGTATCTAAATGTTGGCCTAAAAAAGGAAATATATTGATTGGTGTTTTGTTTAAAAGGGATGTATTTAAATGTTGTTTAAAAAGGAAATACATTGATTGATTTGTTGTGTAAAAGGAATGTATTTAAATGTTGTTGCAGAAAAGGAAATATATTGATTGTTTTTATGCTTAAAAGGAATTTATTGAAATGTTGTTGCAAAAAAGGAAATGTGTTGGTTGATTTTTTGTTTAAAAGAAATGTATTTAAAGGTCGATAGGTTGTACGTCCACAACATCATCTTCAACATTCAAAAACTTACTGAGAAAGTAATTTGATCGGCATTAGACTGGAGAGGTGCAATTTGTTTTTATTTTCCTGTTTGCTGGTTCCAGTAGTAGTTATAACAGATATCGTGGTTTCTAATATTGAAAATCGAAGAGGAAACTCACTTGatcaaacaaaaacaaaaaagacTGAAGAGTGCAGTAAACTGAAGTGATGCAAATCAAAACAGTTTCCTGGAGCCGGCGAGAACCAGTGGGAGATAAGTTGCTGGAGCCATGTGCAACACAATCAAAACACTGGAGTGGAACTATATGTACTTTATTGCTTACCAGCACCGCCAAGCCTTGCTTTTATCCAAGCTCCCGATAATTAACATGCTGGAAACGGTAGTATATATGTTGCCACGAGCATTGAACCATCACTTTGCTTTGCTGGACATGCTAATGACTGTGTTTCCATGAGCACTCACTTTGCCTTGCCGCAGTATAGAGTTGGCATCGAGGAAAAGGCAAGTTGCCACCGAACACGTTGGAAATAATTCGTCCTCGACGTTTCCGATGTTTGCATGATCCACCGTCATGGTTGCAGTGAGTGTAGTCAACTAGTCATGCAGTTCATGTCAAATCTTGACCCTCAGATAAAAAAGGAAACACATGCATGGATTCCCTCCATTTTTGGACGACCAGATGTTCTGGAGACACATTTTTATTGATTCGCGCTATTTACAGAACAAAACCGCTCCAGTTTGCATGCAACCTGCGCAAAACCATGGAAGCGCAGCAGCCTACCGATGCTAGAGCTATACATGCTGCCGGTCGCAGAATTACTACGCGGCCTTGGGTGGAACCACAATGGGGCTCCGCACGATGTGATCGTCGGAGACCCACTTCAGGTTGCCCTCGGCGCCGGCGACGCTCGGCTGCCCCGCCCACCGCACCGTCACCGTGAAGCTCTGCTTCTCCTTGGCCTCCGCGAACCGCAGCATCGGCGGCTGCACCGTCACCGACACGTCTCTGGGCATGTCCACCACGGCGGTGTACACGGAGTTCGGCTTCCCGACGTTGGTCACCGTGCGGTTGACCGTGATCGGCTGGGCCAGCAGGTTGACGATGAGGGACGGGTAGTTCAGCTCTGCCTCGGTGGTGGCCTTGAGGTTGGCGCAGGTGACCGGGCGGTGGGCGATCTCGGTGACGCCCTCGtcgccgaggccgaggccgcaGAGGTAGGGGAGGTAGTCGTCGGCGTGGAGGTCGTAGACTAGGCCCGGGTCGAAGGCGAGCGCGGGGTTGACGTAGCCCGCGCCCATGGCGTAGAAGGTGGCGTGGCGGTACTGCTCGTCCTTGAGGGGCACGCCGGTGCGGTCCACTGCGTCCGACGTCGTCATGATCGCCGATTTGATCGCCGCCGGTGACCAGTCCGGGTGCAGGCTCTTGATGAGTGCGGCGATGCCGCTCAGGTGCGGCGTCGACATGGACGTGCCAGACTCCACGAAGAAAGAGAGACCGACGCCCCCGTCGGAGAACTCCGTGTGCGACTCGCTCGGCGCCCACGCCGCGAGTATGTTCATGCCCGGCCCCGTGATGTCCGGCTTCAGGATGCCCGGGCTGGCCTTGCTCGGACCTCGGGACGAGAAGAAAGTAACGGCCGGCGCCGGCAGCGCGCCCATGACTGTGCCCTTGAACGCGATGCTCGCCGTCGGGTTGGCCGTGGAGTTAATGTAGGCCGCGATCTTGGTCCCGGCATCGTAGCTCAGGTGCGACGCAGGGAGGACATGCGGGTCGGCGAAGGTAGTGTACCCTTCGGCTGCTCTGTTCATGACGATCATGCCCACGCCGCCGTACGCGGACACGGTCTGGCCAGCCTCGATGCGGCCGTTTAGGCCTCTGCTCTCGCAGAGCACCACCTTGTCGCTCACCTCGGCTCCGCGCAGCACGCTGCAATCGCGGCTTGTCTCGGAGCCGTCGGCGCCGGGGTACACGAGCGGAAGCGGCTTCGCGGCGGAGTTGTTGCCCGGCTGGAACAGGGACTCGCCGTCGAACTCCTCGCCGTTGCCGAGCCTCACGGTGGTGCGTATCGCGCGGTCCATGGTGCCGGCCGCGACGGTGAGCATCCAAGGCGCCCCGTTGCCGACGGAGCCCGGGTCCGGGCCCGCGTTCCCCGCCGCGCAGCTGACGAAGATGCCGCGCTCCATGGCCTGGAACGCCGCGATGGCGATGGGGTCGTAGTTGAACTGCGTCCCGGACTGCGCGCCGATGGAGAAGGACAGCACGTCGACGCCGTCCTTGACGGCGGCGTCCAGCCCAGCGATGATGTCCATGATGGAGCAGCGGCTGCGAGTGCAAACCTTGTATATCGCCAGGTGCGCGTGCGGCGCCATCCCCGAGGCCGTGCCGTCGGCGTTGCCCCGGACGTTGGCGTTCTCCACGAAGTTGCCCGCGGCCGTGCTGGCCGTGTGCGTGCCGTGGCCCGCGTCGTCCACCGGCGGCGCCGACGAGTTGACGGCGGCGCTGCCGAACGCGCGCGCCCCGACGATCTTGTTGTTGCATCCGCCGCCGGCGACGGCCTTGAACTCGCACGTGCCCTTCCAGGTCTTGGGCGGCGGCTCGAGGCCGTCGTCGCCGAAGGAAGGGTGGCTGGGCAGGATCCCCGTGTCCAAGATGCCAATCACCACC is drawn from Aegilops tauschii subsp. strangulata cultivar AL8/78 chromosome 1, Aet v6.0, whole genome shotgun sequence and contains these coding sequences:
- the LOC109761479 gene encoding subtilisin-like protease 4 produces the protein MESRWVIAFLLLSLQPLLGASYLRARKNYIVHLDRRGGPVDSLEEWHRSFLPRTAAPEWEVEPDGGAEDHGPRIIYSYSDVFTGFAARLTDEEAEALRATEGCLRLYPEVFLPLATTRSPGFLGLHLGNEGFWSRSGFGRGVVIGILDTGILPSHPSFGDDGLEPPPKTWKGTCEFKAVAGGGCNNKIVGARAFGSAAVNSSAPPVDDAGHGTHTASTAAGNFVENANVRGNADGTASGMAPHAHLAIYKVCTRSRCSIMDIIAGLDAAVKDGVDVLSFSIGAQSGTQFNYDPIAIAAFQAMERGIFVSCAAGNAGPDPGSVGNGAPWMLTVAAGTMDRAIRTTVRLGNGEEFDGESLFQPGNNSAAKPLPLVYPGADGSETSRDCSVLRGAEVSDKVVLCESRGLNGRIEAGQTVSAYGGVGMIVMNRAAEGYTTFADPHVLPASHLSYDAGTKIAAYINSTANPTASIAFKGTVMGALPAPAVTFFSSRGPSKASPGILKPDITGPGMNILAAWAPSESHTEFSDGGVGLSFFVESGTSMSTPHLSGIAALIKSLHPDWSPAAIKSAIMTTSDAVDRTGVPLKDEQYRHATFYAMGAGYVNPALAFDPGLVYDLHADDYLPYLCGLGLGDEGVTEIAHRPVTCANLKATTEAELNYPSLIVNLLAQPITVNRTVTNVGKPNSVYTAVVDMPRDVSVTVQPPMLRFAEAKEKQSFTVTVRWAGQPSVAGAEGNLKWVSDDHIVRSPIVVPPKAA